The DNA region CAGCGTGAAAGTTCCTTCCCGATGTACCGATCTTATCTGATGCACGGATGAGAACGACCGGCGACGCCGAGGGTGACGATCCTCGCCGAGCGTCCACGGGAGAGCAAGGACAGAGCGACATGCCGAATCGACGTCACGACCCCGCACCCGCTGGCCTGTTGGCCCTGGCGACCGTGGCGCTGGTGCTGAGCTGGCTAGCCGCCACGCGTTGGACCACCGCGCCCGGGCAGCAGCCCCCGGCCAAAGACTACGCCCGCACCACGCTTCCGGCGGCCCAGCCGTGGGGCGAGCTGCGGATCCCCCGGTTCCAGCTCGACCTCAGCGACCTGCTGCCCCCCGACCCCGCGTTGCCGCTGCCGCAGCGGCTGTCACAACCCATAGCGCCCGCTCCCTCGGTGGTGGTCGAGACCCCCGCACTCCCGCCACTGGGGCCGGGCCAATTCCTAACGTTCCCGCTGGAGCGGCACGAAGAGGGCGCCGAGCTGTTGGTGCTGCTGCCGGGCCAGCCGCTCTGGACGGCCCGGTCGGCTCTGCTGCCGCGTCCCTGGGCCAAGGTGTCTCTGCAAGCGGAGGCCGACCGCTGGCGGGTGTTTGGTGTCGACCTGGCCCACGCCGCGCCGCTGGGGCGGATGTGGGCCGGCATGCCGGCCGTAAAGGTGTCGCTCCCCACCGCGGCCAACCTGCCGTGGCGCCGCGCGGTGCTGCCGCCCCCCCCGACTCGGATCTACTCGCCCCCGTCGCTCACGGGCCCGCTGCTCAGCTCGCCCGACGACCGCCTGGCGATGAACCGCCCCGCCGACCGAGAAACTCCGCCCAGCGCCGCGATCCGCTCGCGCAGCACGCCGCTCACGCCCGCTGCCCCGCTAGCTAAGGTGGCCGACGCCGAGCCGCTGGGCTTCGCGGCGCCGCGGGCGCTGCTCGACCTGCTGGCCGAGCTGCGTGGCGACCCGCAGTCGCGCGGCTGGGCCGTGGCGGTCGAGCCGCTGCTGGATGAGGTGGTGCGTGCGGACGCGTCCGAAGCATCACTCGCCAGCCTGCGAGAAGCGTCGCAGGAAGGTCTGGCGCTGGCCGATCAGGTGACCTCGCGCGACACCGCCGCACGCCTGCGCCGCGCCCACTGGGCGATCCAACGCCGCACGCCCGCCTGGACGCTCGCCGCGCAGTCGCGCGAGCAGTCGGGCGTGGCGTTCCTGCGCCGCGCGCCGGACGAGACCGACCGCCGCGTCCGCCAGCGGCTCGAGGAGCTCGTTGAGCAGACGCGCTCCAGCGACCGGGGCGCCGCGTGGCGCGAGTACCTGCTAGCCGACTCGCTGCAGGGGGCGCTCTACGCAGACCCACAGGTCCGCCGCGAGCTGGCCTACGAGGTGCTGGGCCGGATGCACTCGTCGCGGCTCACTCCCGACCAGAAGCGGCTGGTCACCAGCGGCCCGATCGCCGCGCTCGGCGACGACCTGCGCGACTGGGCGGCCGAACCGATCGACCCCGCGGCGGTGCTGGCCGGGCTCGAGGCGTACGAGTCGTCGCCCACGCCGCGGCTCGCGCGGCAGTTGGCCTCCGAACGCGACCGCTTGGCGTTCTCTCCCAGCCCGCTGCACCAGCAGCTCGCCACGCAGATCGACCAGCAGTACCGCAACGCCAACCTGCGGATCGCGGTGGCGGCCGACCTGCTCAACCGCTACGTCCCCGAACAACAGCCGGCCGCGGAGCCGGTGCGCGACCATATTGCTGGCGCCCCCGTCTCCGGCCAGGCGACCACCGACACCCGCCTGTCGATCCGCTTGGTGCCGGACGACGCGGCGTGGCGGATGGGGCTTGAGGCCCAAGGGCAGGTCCGTTCGAACACCCGCTCGCACAGCGGCCCGGTTACCGTGCAGAACTTTGGCGACGCGTCGTTCTTGGCCCGGAAGCTGATCACGGTCGACGCCCGCGGCGTGCAGGCGTGGCCCGCCGTGGTTGAGGCCAGCAGCCAGACCCACCTGGTGGGGATGAGCACCGACTACGACCGGCTGCCCATCGTCGGCTCGATCGTCCGCTCGCAGGCCCGCAGCGAATACCAGAGCCGCCAGGGCCAGGCCCGCTGGGAGACCGAGCAGAAGATCAGCCGCCGCGTGGGGCACACGCTCGACCAACAAACCGGGCCCTGGCTGGCGCAGGTCGAGCGGCAGTTCCAGGAGCAGGTGCTCGACCGCGCAGACGCGCTGGGCCTGGGCGTGCTGCCCGTTGAGGTCCGCACCACCGAGGACCGCTTGATCGCGCGGCTGCGCGTGGCCAGCGACCAGCAACTGGCGTCGCACTCGCCGCGCAACCGCGCCCCCAGCGACAGCGTGCTGAGCGTTCAACTGCACGAGTCGCTGCTCAACAACGCGCTGGCCGGCCTCGAGCTCGGGGGCCACACGATGACCCCGGAGCAGCTCACCGAACGCCTGCGTGAGAAGCTTTCGCTGGCCGAGATGCCCGGGCAGCGCGTCACCGAGAAGGTGCAGTTCATCCTCAGCGAGGCCGACCCCGTGCGGGTGGCGATCGCCGACGGCCGGATGGAGCTGGTGCTGTCGTTCGCCGCCCTGCGCGTCGACGGCGGCACGCACCGCAACTTCCGCGTCCACGCGTTCTACGTGCCGGTCGCGAGCGGCATCACGGCCCGGTTCGAACGCCAGGGCCCGGCGCAGATCGAGGGCCAGCTCCGCACCGCCAGCCGGCTGCGTCTGCACGCCATCTTCGGCAAGGCGTTGCCCGAAGAGGGGAGCATCGAAGTGCTCCGGCGCCCCCCGTCCGACGACCACCGCCTCGACGGCTTGATGGTCACCCAGTTCGTGCTGGACGACGGCTGGCTGGGCCTGGCGCTGGGGCCGGAAGGGGCGGTACGCACGGCCCGCACGGGGCGTTACGTGCGGTAGCAGCGCGGGCGGGCCGTGGGCGTTAGCCGCCGGAGCTCGGATCGCGTTGCATGCGGCATGACCAACGACGAAGTACAATGGCGGGAGCGAATCAATCGCAACTTGAACCCCGCCCACAACTAGGCTTGCTTTGGCTCAGCTCGTCTACATCGAAACGACGATTCCGAGCTACTTGGCCGCGCGGCCGAGCCGCGACCTGCTTCAAGCAGCACGGCAGCAGGTTACACACGACTGGTGGATGACCAAACGCGAGAGCTACCACCTGCGCATCTCTCAAACCGTGATCGATGAGGTGGAAGCGGGTGACCCCGTCGCCGCCAAGCGACGGATGGGGTACCTGCTCGGGATTCCGCTGCTTGACCTTACCGAGCAAGTGGGCGAAGTGGCCCTGTCCATCCTGAGCTCCGGGTTGCTTCCTAAGAAAGCGGCACGAGACGCGGTTCACATTGCGGTTTCGTGCGTCCATAAGGTTGATTTTTTGATGACCTGGAATTGCCGTCACATCGCCAATGCAGCAATAATGAAGGAGCTTTCCGCTGTCGTTGCCGACTGCGGCTACGAGATGCCCATTCTGTGCACGCCAGACGAGCTGCTTGGAGCGTAACCGCAATGCCCGAGATCATCGAGAACGATACACACGACGAAGTGATCCAAGAGGTTCGCCGGATCAAGGAAGTGCTTGCGGAGCCCATGGACTTCGACATTGATCGCATCCTCGCCGATGCGCGCGTCAGACAATGCGAGGGAGGCCGCACGGTCGTGCGTGCACCGGTGAGGGAGTGATCCGCGAGCGGGCCTCAATCACACTACCTACCAGCAGCCAACTATGCCGCTCACCCCCTTCCACCTCGCCGTCCAGGTGCACGACCTCGCCGCGGCCCGCGCGTTCTACGGCGGCGTGCTGGGATGCGCCGAGGGGCGTAGCAGCGACCGCTGGGTCGACTTCGATTTCTTCGGCCACCAGTTCGTGTGCCACGAGAACCGCGACCTGGAGGTGGCGCACCATGCCAACGCGGTCGACGGGCACGCGGTGCCGACGCCCCACTTTGGGGTGGTGCTAGAGATGGACGCCTGGCGTGAGCTCGCCCAGCGCATCAGTGCGGCCGGCGTGGCGTTCATCATCGAGCCCTACACCCGCTTCGCGGGGGAGCCGGGCGAGCAGGCGACGATGTTCTTTGCCGACCCCAGCGGCAACGCGCTGGAGTTCAAGGCGTTCCGAGACATCGCGGCGCAGTTGTTCGCGACCTAAGGCGCGTTTGCGCCGCGACGCGTCCTGCGCTGCTACCGGCCAGCGGTCACCAGCGGCCGGTACTCGGGGTGCCGTTGGATGTACGTTTCGATGTACGAGCACTGCGGGACGACGCGGAGCTGCTGCGACTGGGCGTACCCCAACGCCGCCTCCGCCAACTGGCCCGCGAGTCCGCGGCCACGGCCGGCCGTAGGGACGTACGTGTGCGTGATCACCATCGCCCCTCCCTCCGCGAGCGTGTACTCGAGGCAGCTCTCGGCGCCGGCGGTGGTGAGGGTGAACTTCTGAGAGTCGCGGTCGTGCTTTACTTCGGGTGTGTCTGGCATGGCTGGGCTGCTAGGGTCGTGCGGGAAACAGAACGGGAGCAGCACTTCGCGCGCCGCGGACAAGAAAAGGACCAACAATCAGCGGCGACCGCAAGCGTCAAGTCGCATCAACCCCTCGCGACGGCGGCTCGACGGCCCCGGTATTGTAGCCGAAGAGGGTCGCTGACGCGCTGCACGGCGGCCCTCTGCTGGACGCATGCCCGCAGGCCGCCGAATCGGGCTGCATGAAGCGCCACGCCGGCATCGAGCTTATCCGCGCGCCCGGGCTCTGAGACGC from Pirellulimonas nuda includes:
- a CDS encoding type II toxin-antitoxin system VapC family toxin yields the protein MAQLVYIETTIPSYLAARPSRDLLQAARQQVTHDWWMTKRESYHLRISQTVIDEVEAGDPVAAKRRMGYLLGIPLLDLTEQVGEVALSILSSGLLPKKAARDAVHIAVSCVHKVDFLMTWNCRHIANAAIMKELSAVVADCGYEMPILCTPDELLGA
- a CDS encoding VOC family protein, giving the protein MPLTPFHLAVQVHDLAAARAFYGGVLGCAEGRSSDRWVDFDFFGHQFVCHENRDLEVAHHANAVDGHAVPTPHFGVVLEMDAWRELAQRISAAGVAFIIEPYTRFAGEPGEQATMFFADPSGNALEFKAFRDIAAQLFAT
- a CDS encoding GNAT family N-acetyltransferase; protein product: MPDTPEVKHDRDSQKFTLTTAGAESCLEYTLAEGGAMVITHTYVPTAGRGRGLAGQLAEAALGYAQSQQLRVVPQCSYIETYIQRHPEYRPLVTAGR